Proteins from one Thermobifida alba genomic window:
- the pafA gene encoding Pup--protein ligase — MERRIFGLENEYGVTCTFRGQRRLSPDEVARYLFRRVVSWGRSSNVFLRNGARLYLDVGSHPEYATPECDSLLDLVAHDKAGERILEGLQVDAEQRLHEEGIAGDIYLFKNNTDSAGNSYGCHENYLVGRHGEFGKLADVLIPFLVTRQIICGAGKVLQTPRGALYCVSQRAEHIWEGVSSATTRSRPIINTRDEPHADAERFRRLHVIVGDSNMSETTTLLKLASTDLVLRMIEANVTMRDYTLENPIRAIREVSHDMTGRRKVRLANGREASALEIQREYLEKVQNFVDRTGVDATGKRVLELWQRTLEAVETGNLDLVAREIDWVAKYQLLERYRAKHGLSLSSPRVAQLDLTYHDIHRERGLFYLLQRRGQMERVVSDLKIFEAKSVPPQTTRARLRGEFIKKAQEKRRDFTVDWVHLKLNDQAQRTVLCKDPFKAVDERVEKLIAGM, encoded by the coding sequence GTGGAACGCCGCATCTTCGGTCTGGAGAACGAGTACGGGGTCACCTGCACCTTCCGGGGACAGCGGCGGCTGTCACCGGACGAGGTGGCCCGCTATCTGTTCCGCCGTGTGGTGTCGTGGGGACGCAGCTCCAACGTGTTCCTGCGCAACGGCGCGCGGCTCTACCTGGACGTGGGCTCCCATCCGGAGTACGCCACCCCCGAGTGCGACAGCCTGCTCGACCTGGTGGCGCACGACAAGGCCGGGGAACGCATCCTGGAGGGGCTGCAGGTCGACGCCGAGCAGCGGCTGCACGAGGAGGGCATCGCCGGCGACATCTACCTGTTCAAGAACAACACCGACTCGGCCGGCAACTCCTACGGCTGCCACGAGAACTACCTGGTGGGGCGGCACGGCGAGTTCGGGAAGCTGGCCGACGTCCTCATCCCCTTCCTCGTCACCCGCCAGATCATCTGCGGCGCGGGCAAGGTGCTGCAGACCCCGCGCGGCGCGCTGTACTGCGTGAGCCAGCGCGCCGAACACATCTGGGAGGGCGTCTCCTCGGCCACCACGCGGTCCCGCCCCATCATCAACACCCGCGACGAGCCGCACGCCGACGCCGAGCGGTTCCGGCGGCTGCACGTCATCGTGGGCGACTCCAACATGAGCGAGACCACGACGCTGCTCAAGCTCGCCTCCACCGACCTGGTGCTGCGCATGATCGAGGCGAACGTGACGATGCGCGACTATACGCTGGAGAACCCGATCCGGGCGATCCGCGAGGTCAGCCACGACATGACGGGGCGCCGCAAGGTCCGGCTGGCCAACGGGCGCGAGGCCAGCGCGCTGGAGATCCAGCGCGAGTACTTGGAGAAGGTGCAGAACTTCGTGGACCGCACCGGGGTCGACGCCACCGGCAAACGGGTGCTGGAACTGTGGCAGCGCACCCTGGAGGCGGTCGAGACCGGCAACCTGGACCTGGTGGCGCGCGAGATCGACTGGGTGGCCAAGTACCAGCTGCTGGAGCGCTACCGGGCCAAGCACGGGCTGAGCCTGTCCTCGCCCCGGGTGGCCCAGCTGGACCTGACCTACCACGACATCCACCGCGAGCGCGGCCTGTTCTACCTGCTGCAGCGGCGCGGGCAGATGGAGCGCGTGGTCAGCGACCTGAAGATCTTCGAGGCCAAGTCGGTGCCGCCGCAGACCACCCGGGCCCGGCTGCGCGGCGAGTTCATCAAGAAGGCCCAGGAGAAGCGGCGCGACTTCACGGTGGACTGGGTGCACCTCAAGCTCAACGACCAGGCCCAGCGCACCGTGCTGTGCAAGGACCCGTTCAAGGCGGTGGACGAGCGGGTGGAGAAGCTCATCGCGGGCATGTGA
- the prcA gene encoding proteasome subunit alpha has product MPFYVSPEQIMKDKADYARKGIARGRSAVVLQYDGGILFVADNMSRTLHKISELYDRVAFAAVGRYNEFENLRLAGVRFADMHGYTYDRSDVTGQMLANAYAQTLGAVFTESSKPWEVEIVVGEVGDSPDTDQIYRITFDGSVVDEHDFLAMGGSAERVTAALRERYVKNMSLTEALRVAVHGLAHENGERRELQAASLEVAVLERSRPHRKFRRIQGDRLVRMLEEAGAADETAAEQTPEDGGATDGV; this is encoded by the coding sequence ATGCCGTTCTACGTCTCGCCCGAACAGATCATGAAGGACAAGGCGGACTACGCGCGAAAAGGGATCGCGCGGGGCCGCAGCGCCGTCGTGCTGCAGTACGACGGCGGCATCCTGTTCGTGGCGGACAACATGTCCCGGACGCTGCACAAGATCAGCGAACTCTACGACCGGGTGGCGTTCGCCGCGGTCGGCCGCTACAACGAGTTCGAGAACCTGCGCCTGGCCGGCGTCCGCTTCGCCGACATGCACGGCTACACCTACGACCGCAGTGACGTGACCGGCCAGATGCTGGCCAACGCCTACGCCCAGACCCTGGGCGCGGTCTTCACCGAGAGCAGCAAGCCCTGGGAGGTCGAGATCGTCGTCGGGGAGGTCGGCGACTCTCCCGACACCGACCAGATCTACCGCATCACCTTCGACGGCTCGGTGGTGGACGAGCACGACTTCCTGGCCATGGGCGGCTCCGCGGAGCGGGTCACCGCGGCGCTGCGGGAACGGTACGTCAAGAACATGTCCCTGACCGAGGCGCTGCGGGTCGCGGTGCACGGTCTGGCACACGAGAACGGTGAACGGCGCGAACTGCAGGCCGCCAGCCTGGAGGTGGCGGTGCTGGAGCGTTCGCGGCCGCACCGCAAGTTCCGTCGCATTCAGGGGGACCGCCTGGTCCGGATGCTCGAAGAGGCCGGCGCGGCCGACGAGACGGCCGCGGAACAGACCCCCGAAGACGGCGGCGCCACTGACGGAGTGTGA
- the prcB gene encoding proteasome subunit beta → MSEAFMGSGRLPAAFMSPGTSSFVDFLSQVSPDRLPNLAGLPSDGSPAHLTPEATTIVALVFSGGVVLAGDRRATSGNVIANRDMDKLFRTDEFSAVAIAGAAGIGIELAKLFQVELEHYEKREGRPLSLEGKANRLATMIRSNLGLAMQGFVVVPLLVGYDTARGEGRIFSYDPVGGCYEEHRYHSIGSGSVYAKGALKKLYRDDLTETDAALAALQALYDAADDDSATGGPDLHRKIYPLVDVITEDGHRRMSAEEVESLAQTVVAGRAERPDGPTAPVR, encoded by the coding sequence GTGTCTGAAGCGTTCATGGGCAGTGGACGACTGCCCGCCGCGTTCATGAGTCCGGGGACCTCGTCGTTCGTCGACTTCCTCAGCCAGGTCAGTCCCGACCGGCTGCCCAACCTCGCCGGTCTCCCCTCGGACGGCTCCCCCGCCCACCTGACCCCCGAAGCCACCACGATCGTGGCCCTGGTCTTCTCCGGCGGCGTCGTCCTGGCCGGTGACCGCAGGGCGACCTCCGGCAACGTGATCGCCAACCGCGACATGGACAAGCTGTTCCGCACCGACGAGTTCTCCGCGGTCGCCATCGCGGGCGCCGCCGGCATCGGCATCGAGCTGGCCAAGCTCTTCCAGGTGGAGCTGGAGCACTACGAGAAGCGCGAGGGGCGCCCCCTGTCTCTGGAGGGCAAGGCCAACCGGCTGGCCACCATGATCCGGTCCAACCTGGGGCTGGCCATGCAGGGCTTCGTGGTGGTCCCGCTGCTCGTGGGCTACGACACCGCCCGCGGCGAGGGGCGGATCTTCAGCTACGACCCGGTGGGCGGCTGCTACGAGGAGCACCGCTACCACTCCATCGGCTCCGGCTCGGTCTACGCCAAGGGGGCGCTGAAGAAGCTCTACCGCGACGACCTCACCGAGACCGACGCCGCGCTGGCCGCGCTCCAGGCGCTGTACGACGCCGCCGACGACGACTCCGCCACGGGCGGTCCCGACCTGCACCGCAAGATCTACCCGCTGGTCGACGTCATCACCGAGGACGGGCACCGCCGGATGTCCGCCGAAGAGGTCGAGTCGCTGGCGCAGACGGTCGTGGCCGGACGCGCCGAACGGCCCGACGGACCGACCGCCCCGGTGCGCTGA
- a CDS encoding ubiquitin-like protein Pup: MATRETGGQKHATRHDEEIEQVEAGTEAAARNEKLAEDVDDILDEIDEVLETNSEDFVRQFVQKGGQ; this comes from the coding sequence ATGGCGACCAGGGAAACCGGGGGTCAGAAGCACGCCACTCGGCACGACGAGGAGATCGAGCAGGTCGAGGCGGGGACCGAGGCCGCGGCCCGCAACGAGAAGCTGGCCGAGGACGTCGACGACATCCTCGACGAGATCGACGAGGTGCTGGAGACCAACTCCGAGGACTTCGTGCGGCAGTTCGTGCAGAAGGGCGGCCAGTAG
- a CDS encoding EF-hand domain-containing protein, whose protein sequence is MADSNEYAATFDLIDSDDDQRISARELERLMEVLGSPISAEQAEEAVRGIDSDGDGLISLEEFTAYMGSRRG, encoded by the coding sequence GTGGCCGACAGCAACGAGTACGCGGCGACGTTCGACCTCATCGACAGCGACGACGACCAGCGCATCTCGGCACGCGAGCTGGAGCGGCTGATGGAGGTGCTGGGCTCGCCGATCAGCGCGGAGCAGGCCGAGGAGGCCGTGCGCGGCATCGACTCCGACGGCGACGGGCTGATCTCCCTGGAGGAGTTCACCGCCTACATGGGCTCCCGGCGCGGCTGA
- a CDS encoding amidohydrolase → MSALLIRNATVLTMDEDNPRASALAIRDGRILLAGSEDAARAAAGPDAVEVDAGGRTVLPGFIDPHNHLLSTAESLAALDARYPTVTSAADLVAAVAAAAERTPPGQWIRAFGMDDAKYPEGRPTRRMLDEATTEHPVIIYHVSGHQAVVNSAALAHSGVGEDVTDPAGGAFLRDEGGRLTGMVLDTAMELLLPLAVDVGCHGPNFHTDLPAEQLLGWLADAADTYLAAGVTTVCDPQVSARELRVYRAARAAGTLPVRTFGLPLSHQLDALASVGLAGPFGDDWLRLTGMKFYSDGTLLGGTARFSVPYGEHGEFTGSMYHAPEELVGLVRRAAAEGWQVAIHTQGDWAMEQTLAAIDAAVKVSGPDPRPRIEHCGYPTPEQAKRFTDYGVIPVNQPNFLYDSGGDFLRRLGERAHRLQPMREELDLGLRPVLSSDSFVSSLRPMDTVANAVRRTTREGAAIGADQAISLHEALRAHTRDAAYALGVEDRLGSLKPGYLADVVVLDRDIEATEAERLSEASAWLTVLDGRIAHRAED, encoded by the coding sequence TTGTCCGCTCTGCTGATCCGCAACGCCACCGTCCTGACCATGGACGAGGACAACCCGCGCGCCTCGGCGCTGGCCATCCGCGACGGCCGGATCCTCCTCGCCGGAAGCGAGGACGCGGCCCGGGCCGCAGCCGGCCCCGACGCGGTGGAGGTCGACGCGGGCGGGCGCACGGTCCTGCCCGGCTTCATCGACCCGCACAACCACCTGCTGTCCACCGCGGAGTCGCTGGCCGCGCTGGACGCCCGCTACCCCACGGTGACCAGCGCCGCCGACCTGGTCGCCGCGGTGGCGGCCGCGGCGGAGCGGACCCCGCCCGGGCAGTGGATCCGCGCCTTCGGCATGGACGACGCCAAGTACCCCGAGGGCCGCCCCACCCGGCGCATGCTGGACGAGGCCACCACCGAGCACCCGGTGATCATCTACCACGTCTCCGGGCACCAGGCCGTGGTCAACTCCGCCGCGCTGGCCCACAGCGGCGTCGGCGAGGACGTCACCGACCCGGCGGGCGGGGCGTTCCTGCGCGACGAGGGGGGCCGCCTGACCGGCATGGTCCTGGACACGGCGATGGAGCTGCTGCTGCCGCTGGCGGTGGACGTCGGCTGCCACGGCCCGAACTTCCACACCGACCTGCCCGCCGAGCAGCTGCTGGGCTGGCTCGCCGACGCCGCCGACACCTACCTGGCCGCCGGCGTCACCACCGTGTGCGACCCGCAGGTCTCAGCGCGCGAGCTGCGGGTCTACCGCGCCGCCCGCGCGGCCGGGACGCTGCCGGTGCGCACCTTCGGACTGCCGCTGTCCCACCAGCTCGACGCGCTGGCCTCGGTGGGGCTGGCCGGGCCGTTCGGGGACGACTGGCTGCGCCTGACCGGCATGAAGTTCTACTCCGACGGCACCCTGCTGGGCGGCACCGCGCGCTTCAGCGTCCCCTACGGGGAGCACGGCGAGTTCACCGGCAGCATGTACCACGCCCCCGAGGAACTGGTGGGCCTGGTGCGGCGCGCCGCCGCGGAGGGCTGGCAGGTCGCCATCCACACCCAGGGCGACTGGGCCATGGAGCAGACGCTGGCCGCGATCGACGCGGCGGTGAAGGTCTCCGGACCCGACCCGCGCCCCAGGATCGAGCACTGCGGGTACCCCACCCCCGAGCAGGCGAAGCGGTTCACCGACTACGGGGTGATCCCGGTCAACCAGCCGAACTTCCTGTACGACAGCGGCGGCGACTTCCTGCGCCGCCTGGGCGAGCGCGCGCACCGGCTGCAGCCCATGCGGGAGGAGCTGGACCTGGGGCTGCGCCCGGTGCTGTCCAGCGACTCCTTCGTCTCCAGCCTGCGTCCGATGGACACCGTCGCCAACGCGGTCCGCCGCACCACCCGCGAGGGCGCGGCCATCGGCGCCGACCAGGCCATCAGCCTGCACGAGGCGCTGCGCGCCCACACCCGCGACGCCGCGTACGCGCTGGGCGTGGAGGACCGGCTCGGCTCGCTGAAGCCGGGATACCTCGCCGACGTGGTGGTGCTCGACCGCGACATCGAGGCCACCGAGGCGGAGCGGCTCAGCGAGGCGAGCGCGTGGCTGACCGTCCTGGACGGCCGGATCGCCCACCGCGCCGAGGACTGA
- a CDS encoding MFS transporter, which translates to MSNQSPPTTGSPLRAAIASFVGTTIEWFDFYIYATAASLVFATAFFPAGTDPLVGLMASFATFAVGFFARPLGGIVFGHYGDRLGRKSALVTTLIMMGVATFTVGLLPTYEQIGFFAPLLLVVLRFVQGIAVGGEWGGAVLISVEHAPEDKKTFYGSFAQLGNPAGALLATGSFSLIAAVGEGFLYSWGWRLPFLASALLVVVGLVIRLKVEESPVFSAVQQQAPAEMPLRTALRTSWKPLLLGIGVLPVAVGGYYIVTTFLQSYGVTEAGVSEQVILNGLSVAAFVELVATLGVSWLGDRFGTVRIVVIGLVGVIVLAVPQFLVLDTGSTALIFLALALMRLVMAATYGPIARVLAQMYPPEARYTSVSLAYQVAGAIFGGLSPLACTALYAATGSIYPVAGLLIVMALVSIACLAKAPRYRDTEVLTATAA; encoded by the coding sequence ATGAGCAACCAGAGTCCCCCGACGACCGGCAGTCCGCTGCGTGCCGCGATCGCGTCGTTTGTCGGCACCACCATCGAGTGGTTCGACTTCTACATCTACGCCACCGCCGCCAGCCTGGTCTTCGCCACCGCCTTCTTCCCGGCGGGGACCGATCCGCTGGTGGGACTCATGGCCTCGTTCGCCACCTTCGCGGTGGGCTTCTTCGCCCGCCCGCTGGGCGGGATCGTCTTCGGCCACTACGGCGACCGGCTGGGCCGCAAGTCCGCACTGGTCACCACGCTGATCATGATGGGTGTGGCCACCTTCACCGTCGGTCTGCTGCCCACCTACGAGCAGATCGGCTTCTTCGCTCCGCTGCTGCTGGTGGTGCTGCGCTTCGTGCAGGGCATCGCCGTGGGCGGCGAGTGGGGCGGCGCCGTGCTGATCTCGGTGGAGCACGCCCCCGAGGACAAGAAGACCTTCTACGGGTCCTTCGCCCAGCTCGGCAACCCCGCCGGCGCCCTGCTGGCCACCGGCTCCTTCAGCCTGATCGCCGCCGTGGGCGAGGGCTTCCTCTACTCGTGGGGCTGGCGACTGCCGTTCCTGGCCTCCGCGCTGCTCGTGGTGGTGGGCCTGGTCATCCGCCTCAAGGTGGAGGAGTCCCCGGTCTTCAGCGCGGTGCAGCAGCAGGCGCCCGCGGAGATGCCGCTGCGCACGGCCCTGCGCACCTCCTGGAAGCCGCTGCTGCTCGGCATCGGCGTGCTGCCCGTCGCGGTCGGCGGCTACTACATCGTCACCACCTTCCTGCAGAGCTACGGCGTCACCGAGGCCGGCGTCAGCGAGCAGGTCATCCTCAACGGCCTGTCGGTGGCGGCCTTCGTCGAACTGGTGGCGACCCTCGGGGTCTCCTGGCTCGGCGACCGCTTCGGCACCGTCCGCATCGTGGTCATCGGCCTGGTCGGCGTCATCGTGCTGGCCGTCCCGCAGTTCCTGGTCCTGGACACCGGCAGCACCGCGCTGATCTTCCTGGCACTGGCCCTGATGCGCCTGGTCATGGCCGCGACCTACGGCCCCATCGCCCGTGTGCTGGCCCAGATGTACCCGCCGGAGGCCCGCTACACCAGCGTCTCGCTGGCCTACCAGGTGGCCGGCGCGATCTTCGGCGGCCTGTCCCCGCTGGCCTGCACCGCGCTGTACGCCGCCACCGGCAGCATCTACCCGGTCGCCGGCCTGCTCATCGTGATGGCCCTGGTCAGCATCGCCTGCCTGGCCAAGGCGCCCCGGTACCGCGACACCGAGGTGCTCACCGCCACGGCGGCCTGA
- a CDS encoding PucR family transcriptional regulator — MRALTARPDLEVRVRAGRAGLDRPVRWAHVTELADPVRWLRGGELVLTVGLNVGTTEEEQRAYVARLDAAGCAGVGMAVDTWLDEVPPAMLEEAERLGLPLLSVEGSTPFIAIVEAVADHYAAEQLRLQGRMLTAQDAMVRAALRTGPPGVLAELSEVAEGEALLLDQNGLTSHAVPGGERPWHGVVRSAVVLDGERRRGMAVLADGEATVLLQSLRAGGSSLGWLALRCSSPAATHTRMLANHAASLLTMQLLRARDARRLRHRARSPLLSLLATDGAAAAAAARMLPLPTPPLEVVYLATERPDTLVDQAVDALVEVLGGGPALDRVALCALDDGVLVVLPGGRNRPRLGELLFTELSSRVDGPRSAGACGARGALEVAEAAQRARRTAAAGPGYRHVADTEAWSLLRDSLPEETSREFRRAVLGALREHDARNGTELLDTLRHYLDHNAGVEATARALGVHRNTLRARLRTAERVMGRSLDVPRHRLELWAALALEQDGAPGHRR, encoded by the coding sequence GTGCGCGCGCTGACCGCCCGTCCCGACCTGGAGGTCCGGGTCCGTGCGGGCCGTGCGGGACTGGACCGGCCGGTGCGCTGGGCGCACGTGACCGAACTGGCCGACCCGGTCCGCTGGCTGCGGGGCGGTGAACTGGTGCTGACGGTGGGGTTGAACGTCGGCACGACGGAGGAGGAGCAGCGCGCCTACGTGGCCCGGTTGGACGCCGCCGGGTGCGCGGGGGTGGGCATGGCCGTCGACACCTGGCTGGACGAGGTCCCGCCGGCGATGCTGGAGGAGGCGGAGCGGCTCGGCCTGCCGCTGCTGTCGGTGGAGGGCAGCACGCCCTTCATCGCGATCGTGGAGGCGGTGGCCGACCACTACGCGGCCGAGCAGCTCCGCCTCCAGGGCAGGATGCTCACCGCCCAGGACGCCATGGTCCGCGCCGCGCTGCGCACCGGCCCGCCGGGGGTGCTGGCCGAGCTGTCCGAGGTCGCCGAGGGGGAGGCTCTGCTGCTCGACCAGAACGGGCTGACCTCGCACGCCGTGCCGGGCGGCGAGCGTCCCTGGCACGGCGTGGTGCGGTCGGCGGTGGTGCTGGACGGGGAGCGGCGGCGCGGCATGGCGGTGCTCGCCGACGGGGAGGCGACCGTGCTGCTGCAGAGCCTGCGGGCGGGCGGCAGCAGCCTGGGATGGCTGGCGCTGCGCTGCTCCTCCCCCGCCGCCACGCACACCCGGATGCTCGCCAACCACGCCGCGTCACTGCTGACCATGCAGCTGCTGCGGGCCCGGGACGCCCGGCGGCTGCGCCACCGTGCCCGCTCCCCGCTGCTGTCCCTGCTGGCCACCGACGGTGCGGCCGCGGCGGCCGCGGCGCGCATGCTGCCGCTGCCCACTCCCCCGCTGGAGGTGGTGTACCTGGCCACCGAGCGGCCCGACACGCTGGTCGACCAGGCCGTGGACGCGCTGGTCGAGGTCCTGGGCGGCGGCCCGGCCCTGGACCGGGTGGCGCTGTGCGCCCTGGACGACGGCGTGCTCGTGGTCCTGCCCGGCGGCCGGAACCGCCCCCGGCTGGGGGAGCTGCTGTTCACGGAGTTGTCGTCCCGGGTCGACGGCCCCCGGTCGGCGGGGGCGTGCGGGGCCCGCGGCGCGCTGGAGGTGGCCGAGGCCGCGCAACGGGCCCGCCGCACGGCCGCGGCCGGCCCCGGCTACCGGCACGTGGCGGACACCGAGGCGTGGTCGCTGCTGCGCGACTCACTGCCCGAGGAGACGTCCCGGGAGTTCCGGCGGGCCGTCCTGGGCGCGCTGCGCGAGCACGACGCGCGCAACGGCACCGAACTGCTGGACACGCTCCGCCACTACCTGGACCACAACGCCGGCGTCGAGGCGACCGCCCGGGCGCTGGGGGTGCACCGCAACACGCTGCGTGCCCGGCTGCGCACCGCGGAACGGGTCATGGGACGCTCCCTGGACGTGCCGCGCCACCGCCTGGAGCTGTGGGCGGCCCTGGCCCTGGAGCAGGACGGCGCTCCCGGCCACCGGCGCTGA
- the dop gene encoding depupylase/deamidase Dop translates to MTVRRIMGIETEYGISVPGNPGANAMVTSTQVVNAYLAASAARARRARWDFEEENPLRDARGFDLAREAADPSQLTDEDLGLANVILTNGARFYVDHAHPEYSAPEATNPRDAVLWDKAGERIVADAARRASALPSAEPIQLYKNNTDSKGASYGCHENYLMRRSTPFAEIVQHLIPFFVSRQVVCGAGRVGRGVDSREAGYQISQRADFFEVEVGLETTLKRPIINTRDEPHADPDRYRRLHVIIGDANMSEISTYLKLGTTSIVLSMIEEGFLTADLSLETPVADLRAISHDPGLTHQVRLRDGRRMTALQLQGEYLEQARKYVEDRYGTDVDDDTADVLDRWETVLTVLADDPMRLADQLDWVAKLKLLEGYRSRDGLDWDHHRLQMVDLQYSDVREERGLYNRLVARGRMQRLLDEAEVRRAVTEPPADTRAYFRGRCLAKYADSVAAASWDSVIFDIPGYDSLQRVPTLEPQRGTREHVGALLDRCDTAADLVAALTGRGR, encoded by the coding sequence ATGACTGTGCGGCGGATTATGGGCATCGAGACCGAGTACGGGATCTCCGTGCCCGGCAACCCCGGTGCCAATGCGATGGTGACCTCGACCCAGGTGGTCAACGCCTACCTGGCGGCCTCGGCGGCGCGGGCGCGCAGGGCCCGCTGGGACTTCGAGGAGGAGAACCCGCTGCGTGACGCGCGCGGCTTCGACCTGGCGCGCGAGGCCGCGGACCCGAGCCAGCTCACCGACGAGGACCTGGGCCTGGCCAACGTCATCCTGACCAACGGGGCACGGTTCTACGTCGACCACGCCCACCCCGAGTACTCCGCTCCCGAGGCCACCAACCCCCGCGACGCGGTGCTGTGGGACAAGGCGGGCGAACGGATCGTGGCGGACGCGGCCCGGCGCGCCTCGGCCCTGCCCTCCGCCGAGCCCATCCAGCTGTACAAGAACAACACCGACAGCAAGGGCGCCTCCTACGGCTGCCACGAGAACTACCTGATGCGACGGTCCACCCCGTTCGCGGAGATCGTGCAGCACCTCATCCCGTTCTTCGTCTCCCGCCAGGTGGTGTGCGGCGCGGGCCGGGTCGGCCGCGGCGTCGACTCCCGCGAGGCGGGGTACCAGATCAGCCAGCGCGCCGACTTCTTCGAGGTCGAGGTGGGGCTGGAGACCACCCTGAAGCGGCCCATCATCAACACCCGCGACGAGCCGCACGCCGACCCCGACCGGTACCGGCGGCTGCACGTCATCATCGGCGACGCCAATATGAGCGAGATCTCCACCTACCTGAAGCTGGGGACCACCTCGATCGTGCTGTCGATGATCGAGGAGGGCTTCCTCACCGCCGACCTGTCGCTGGAGACCCCGGTCGCCGACCTGCGGGCCATCTCGCACGACCCCGGCCTCACCCACCAGGTGCGGCTGCGCGACGGGCGGCGGATGACCGCGCTGCAACTGCAGGGCGAGTACCTGGAACAGGCCCGCAAGTACGTCGAGGACCGCTACGGCACCGACGTGGACGACGACACCGCCGACGTGCTCGACCGCTGGGAGACGGTCCTGACGGTGCTGGCCGACGACCCCATGCGGCTGGCCGACCAGCTCGACTGGGTGGCCAAACTCAAACTCCTGGAGGGCTACCGCTCCCGCGACGGACTGGACTGGGACCACCACCGCCTGCAGATGGTCGACCTGCAGTACTCCGACGTGCGCGAGGAACGGGGCCTGTACAACCGGCTGGTGGCGCGCGGCAGGATGCAGCGCCTCCTCGACGAGGCCGAGGTGCGGCGGGCCGTCACCGAACCGCCCGCCGACACCCGCGCCTACTTCCGGGGGCGCTGCCTGGCCAAGTACGCCGACTCCGTGGCCGCGGCGTCGTGGGACTCGGTCATCTTCGACATCCCCGGATACGACTCCCTGCAGCGCGTCCCCACCCTGGAGCCGCAGCGGGGTACCCGCGAGCACGTGGGCGCGCTGCTGGACCGCTGCGACACCGCCGCGGACCTGGTGGCCGCCCTCACCGGCCGCGGACGCTGA
- a CDS encoding NUDIX hydrolase translates to MSDIPWSPPPVLLAVDLVILTLRSAQLHVLLVERGIDPHKGRHALPGGFLNNADEDLLAAAHRELREEANLDATHLHLEQLGAYGAPGRDPRGRVVSVAYLAIAPGLPEPEAGTDAAGAAWRPVRDVDSGGLELAFDHRQILADGIERARTKLEKSALATAFCGETFTIAELQQVYEAVWGTRLDPRNFYRKIQGIPGFIVPAGSERRTTGGRPAQLFRRGPQTVLFPPLNRPPSPSVNRTDP, encoded by the coding sequence ATGTCCGACATCCCGTGGAGCCCCCCTCCCGTTCTTCTCGCCGTCGACCTGGTCATCCTGACGCTCCGCTCCGCGCAACTCCACGTCCTTCTCGTCGAACGGGGCATCGACCCCCACAAGGGCCGCCACGCACTCCCCGGCGGTTTCCTCAACAACGCCGACGAGGACCTTCTGGCCGCAGCCCACCGCGAACTGCGGGAGGAGGCCAACCTCGACGCGACGCACCTGCACCTGGAACAGTTGGGCGCCTACGGAGCCCCCGGACGCGATCCGCGGGGCCGGGTCGTCTCCGTGGCCTACCTGGCCATCGCCCCCGGGCTCCCGGAACCGGAAGCGGGAACCGACGCGGCGGGAGCCGCCTGGAGGCCTGTCCGCGACGTCGACTCGGGAGGTCTCGAACTCGCCTTCGACCACCGACAGATCCTCGCCGACGGGATCGAGCGCGCCCGCACCAAACTCGAAAAGTCCGCACTGGCCACCGCGTTCTGCGGCGAGACCTTCACCATCGCGGAACTGCAACAGGTCTACGAGGCGGTCTGGGGGACCAGACTCGACCCGCGCAATTTCTACCGCAAAATCCAGGGCATTCCCGGTTTCATCGTCCCGGCCGGATCGGAACGGCGGACCACCGGGGGCCGCCCCGCGCAACTCTTCCGCCGCGGACCGCAGACCGTGCTGTTCCCCCCGCTCAACCGCCCCCCGTCCCCGTCTGTGAACAGGACCGATCCGTGA